A DNA window from Naumovozyma dairenensis CBS 421 chromosome 8, complete genome contains the following coding sequences:
- the CYM1 gene encoding pitrilysin family metalloprotease (similar to Saccharomyces cerevisiae CYM1 (YDR430C); ancestral locus Anc_5.541): MLRFQRFASGYAQASILRKYPVGGIIHGYEIKRAVPVPELKLTAVDLIHNQTGAKHLHIDRDDKNNVFSISFKTNPPNCTGVPHVLEHTTLCGSLKYPVRDPFFKMLNRSLANFMNAMTGHDYTFFPFSTTNAKDFENLRNVYLDATLNPLLKAEDFYQEGWRLENTDVNDPKSDLTFKGVVYNEMKGQVSNPNYYFWTKFQESIYPSLNNSGGDPTKITDLKYEDLLEFHHKNYHPSNSRTYTYGNLPLNDTLKSLHERFIGYGKRVQSANVATPQPLSNNRDIIMDGQFDFMLPPEIQLKTSMTWMCGSPDDYYETFLLKILGNLLLDGHSSKFYQRLIESNIGLDFSVNTGVESTTALNFFTVGVQGAKDLDLFKKTVLQTFESILNEDFDRKKIDAIIHQLELGKKDQKSDFGMQILYSIIPGWTNNLDPLNSLMVDELLARFREDLKKNGDKIFKNLLNKYIIGKPYHQFSMEGKEDFSNNLELEEEERLRSKVETLDAEDKDIIFKRGQALQTMQQKKEDVSCLPTLTIDDIPRNGDSYEVQKDATINYRLTDTNDITYIRAKRSLNDSIPLELYPYLPLFAESLTTLGTTTETYSDIEDSMRLYTGGVSANINVSSNPITLQPHLSFAFDGWALNSKANHIFDIWKKLLIETDFQKNSAKMKTLIKSLSSSNTSSVADSGHLYARGYASAGLNTTSAINETLSGIKQIQLISKLATYIDDEGLFQREVIDKMNLLKLYIINSRGLDFFVTTDTSVQNEEMKKEIQKFTAVLPSHPVRKFDKTSDCNLLPRADGVPTLITFPFQVHYTAQCLTGVPYTHEDGAPLQVLSNLLTFRHLHREVREKGGAYGGGATYSALPGIFSYYSYRDPQPLRSLDIFNKSAEYVLNGSKWVKNDLDEAKLTIFQQIDAPTSPKGEGITEFFSGVTDEMRQKRREQLLDVSLSDINRVAEKYLLSKNSSVAVVGPLIDGETVEPAWNIKTL, encoded by the coding sequence ATGCTACGATTTCAAAGATTTGCCTCAGGTTATGCGCAGGCAAGCATATTAAGAAAGTATCCCGTGGGCGGTATCATACACGGATACGAGATCAAAAGAGCTGTTCCAGTTCCAGAACTGAAACTTACAGCTGTAGATCTTATACATAATCAAACAGGTGCCAAGCATTTACATATTGATAGAGACGATAAGAATAATGTGTTTAGCATTAGTTTCAAAACCAATCCTCCAAATTGTACTGGTGTACCACATGTTCTTGAACATACTACTCTATGCGGCTCATTAAAATACCCAGTACGTGATCCATTCTTCAAAATGTTAAATAGATCATTGGCTAATTTCATGAATGCAATGACTGGTCATGATTATACATTTTTCCCGTTTTCCACTACAAATGCCAAAGATTTCgaaaatttaagaaatgtGTACTTGGATGCCACCTTAAATCCATTATTAAAAGCAGAAGATTTTTATCAAGAAGGTTGGAGATTAGAAAATACAGACGTAAATGATCCAAAGAGTGATCTTACTTTCAAAGGTGTCGTGtataatgaaatgaaagGTCAAGTCTCGAAcccaaattattatttctggacaaaatttcaagaaagtATTTATCCgtctttaaataattctgGTGGCGATCCAACTAAAATTACAGATCTAAAATATGAAGATTTACTTGAGTTCCATCACAAGAACTATCATCCTTCTAATTCTAGAACTTATACTTATGGGAATTTACCTTTGAATGATACATTGAAAAGCTTGCATGAGAGGTTTATTGGTTATGGGAAGAGAGTACAATCGGCTAATGTGGCCACACCACAACcactttcaaataatagAGATATCATTATGGATGGTCAATTCGATTTTATGTTACCACCAGAAATACAATTAAAGACATCCATGACCTGGATGTGTGGGTCACCAGATGATTACTATGAAACTTTCTTACTTAAAATATTAGGGAATTTATTACTAGACGGTCATTCTTCTAAATTTTATCAGAGATTGATTGAATCTAATATAGGTTTGGATTTTTCAGTCAACACAGGAGTAGAATCAACAACAGCGTTAAATTTCTTTACAGTTGGTGTACAAGGTGCAAAGGATTTGGATCTGTTCAAGAAAACAGTCCTACAAACTTTCGAAAGTATATTAAATGAAGATTTTGacaggaaaaaaattgatgcCATCATTCATCAACTTGAATTAGGTAAAAAAGATCAAAAATCTGATTTTGGTATGCAGattttatattcaataatcCCCGGATGGACAAATAATTTAGATCCTTTGAATAGTCTAATggttgatgaattattagcAAGGTTTAGAGAagatttaaagaaaaatggcgacaaaatatttaagaaTCTACttaacaaatatataattggGAAACCTTACCACCAATTCTCTATGGAGGGAAAGGAGGACTTTTCTAATAACTTGGAactagaagaagaagaaaggCTACGGTCAAAAGTAGAAACTTTGGACGCAGAGGATAAggatatcattttcaaacGAGGCCAGGCACTGCAAACAATGCAAcagaaaaaagaagatgtATCATGCTTACCTACTTTAACAATCGACGATATTCCGAGAAATGGTGATAGCTATGAAGTACAAAAGGATGCTACTATAAACTACCGTCTTACCGATACAAATGATATAACATATATTAGAGCTAAAAGATCTTTGAATGATAGCATCCCCTTAGAGTTATATCCATATCTTCCACTATTCGCCGAATCATTAACAACTTTGGGAACAACAACTGAAACATACAGTGATATAGAAGATTCGATGAGATTATATACAGGGGGTGTTTCAGCAAATATAAACGTTTCATCGAACCCAATAACATTGCAACCTCATTTATCTTTTGCTTTCGATGGGTGGGCGTTGAACTCTAAAGCGAATCATATTTTTGACATATGGAAAAAACTATTAATAGAAACTGACTTTCAAAAGAACAGTGCGAAAATGAAGACTTTGATTAAATCACTGTCTTCATCCAATACATCATCCGTGGCTGATTCTGGGCATTTGTATGCTCGCGGTTATGCATCGGCAGGTTTGAATACAACAAGCGCAATTAATGAAACATTATCTGGTATAAAACAAATTCAACTAATATCAAAATTGGCAACatatattgatgatgagggACTGTTCCAACGTGAGGTGATCGATAAAATGAATCTGTTGAAATTATACATTATAAACTCGCGAGGTTTAGATTTCTTCGTAACTACAGACACTTCAGTCCAgaatgaagaaatgaagaaagaaattcaGAAATTTACTGCAGTTCTTCCTTCACATCCAGTCAGAAAATTTGACAAAACTTCAGACTGCAATTTATTACCGAGAGCTGACGGTGTTCCGACATTAATCACATTCCCCTTCCAGGTTCATTACACAGCTCAGTGTCTAACTGGTGTACCATATACACACGAAGATGGAGCTCCTTTACAGGTCCTTTCgaatttattaactttCAGACACTTGCATCGTGAAGTAAGGGAGAAAGGAGGTGCCTATGGGGGTGGTGCAACATATAGTGCTTTGCCTGGTATTTTTAGCTACTATTCATACAGAGACCCACAACCATTAAGATCTTtagatatatttaataaaagCGCAGAATATGTGCTGAATGGTTCTAAATGGGTAAAGAATGATTTAGATGAAGCAAAGCTAACTATATTCCAACAAATTGATGCGCCCACAAGTCCCAAAGGAGAAGGTATTACTGAGTTTTTTTCAGGCGTAACTGATGAGATGAGACAGAAAAGAAGGGAACAATTGTTGGATGTTTCATTGTCGGATATTAACAGAGTtgctgaaaaatatttattatcaaagaatAGTTCCGTGGCAGTTGTTGGTCCACTAATTGATGGTGAAACAGTTGAGCCGGCTTGGAATATTAAGACATTGTGA
- the NPL3 gene encoding mRNA-binding protein NPL3 (similar to Saccharomyces cerevisiae NPL3 (YDR432W); ancestral locus Anc_5.542), whose translation MSDQYEEQPPVETATEAPQEPQQPMESANPSAPTESHETAMESEPAPPMEPMEPMDEPMEQMDEPMDRQQMQPEPQPYYNQPPPSQYHPHHHTPHHLEGELSTTRLFVRPFPFDVQEAELNEIFSPFGPMKEVKILNGFAFVEFEEAESASKAIEEVNGKTFANQPLEVVFSKLPVKRYRLALRNLPEGCSWQELKDLAREHNLETTFSSVNTRDFDGTGALEFPNEETLNSALEKLNNIEFRGSVITVEIDDNPPPIRRSARGGFRGRGGFRGGYGAPRGGFRGGYGGFRGGYGAPRGSFRGGPRGGFRGGYGAPRGSYGAPRGSYGAPRGSYGGPRGGYGAPRGGYGGPRDSYGPPRDSYGPPRDSYGPPRDSYGPPRDSYGPPRDSYRSRDAPRERSPTR comes from the coding sequence ATGTCTGATCAATACGAAGAACAACCTCCTGTCGAAACGGCTACTGAAGCTCCTCAAGAGCCTCAACAACCTATGGAATCCGCTAATCCTTCTGCTCCAACTGAAAGCCACGAAACTGCCATGGAATCTGAACCCGCTCCTCCAATGGAACCAATGGAACCGATGGACGAACCAATGGAACAAATGGACGAACCAATGGACCGTCAACAAATGCAACCAGAACCCCAACCATACTATAACCAACCTCCTCCATCTCAATAccatcctcatcatcatacTCCACACCATCTTGAAGGTGAATTATCTACCACCAGATTATTTGTTAGACCTTTCCCATTCGATGTCCAAGAAGctgaattaaatgaaatattctCCCCATTCGGACCAATGAAGGAAGTTAAAATCTTGAACGGTTTCGCCTTTGTTGAATTCGAAGAAGCTGAATCTGCATCAAAAGCAATCGAAGAAGTCAACGGTAAGACCTTTGCTAATCAACCATTGGAAGTTGTATTCTCCAAGTTACCTGTCAAAAGATACCGTTTGGCATTGAGAAACCTACCTGAAGGTTGTTCATGgcaagaattgaaagatttggCCAGAGAACATAATTTAGAAACTACTTTCTCATCAGTCAATACAAGAGACTTTGACGGTACAGGTGCCTTAGAATTCCCAAATGAAGAAACTTTGAACTCAGctttagaaaaattgaataacaTTGAATTTAGAGGTTCTGTTATTACTGTagaaattgatgataatcCTCCACCAATCAGAAGAAGTGCAAGAGGTGGCTTTAGAGGCCGTGGTGGTTTCAGAGGCGGTTATGGTGCTCCAAGAGGTGGTTTCAGAGGCGGCTATGGCGGCTTCAGAGGCGGTTACGGAGCTCCAAGAGGCAGTTTCAGAGGTGGCCCAAGAGGTGGATTCAGAGGTGGCTATGGCGCTCCAAGAGGAAGCTATGGTGCCCCAAGAGGTAGCTATGGTGCCCCAAGAGGAAGTTACGGTGGTCCAAGAGGCGGCTATGGCGCCCCAAGAGGTGGTTACGGTGGCCCAAGAGATTCATATGGTCCTCCAAGAGATTCATATGGTCCACCAAGGGATTCGTATGGTCCACCAAGAGATTCATACGGTCCTCCAAGGGATTCATATGGTCCTCCAAGAGATTCATACAGATCAAGAGATGCACCACGTGAAAGATCTCCAAcaagataa
- the GPI17 gene encoding GPI-anchor transamidase GPI17 (similar to Saccharomyces cerevisiae GPI17 (YDR434W); ancestral locus Anc_5.545) → MLEKNLRKLIAICFLLTYVLLGIPLWYKLTTIYRATLPIDYIESLHNDQYQDVHLVIPVYIKPDVYKFPDIHDAVQIQINHLLNSLKQKVPWSLQILPYDDTIDEKNHIINLELADFVGYNAAFDSKETTVYYDDKSVASNDLPFFIAQTLIEHTFHIEASELNEIEQPTPQTSISVAYTPNVHLSISLLSGDGLPIGWDIETTLKDYFSPFRELLSPVVNFTVDTSIIYYNDLNLHSLNSTSNITSTQLSHAMDLSELSSMNYFSESVALNLAIVFPSLERNPNGFEFINSPKNHSNWQSFVVPQWGVITINKYPLRKNSYLTESYLNPIMYQFAQDLFELLGLTNSLDDELLSPIITIDSFKRITILKNLEKATETLWSLVKLTKSFQQMAIPKEVLENVRKALELRLNIVEMLNDPKLGDDLVWSQALIMSNQLVEYCETAFFHGEMLKQNFFPQEHKVAVYLPLLGPLTIVTLMGVIKCFKENKLLAKLQEIDEDVSSTTIYNDDEKQDEKLIQGSESDEL, encoded by the coding sequence ATGCTTGAAAAGAATCTTCGAAAACTAATAGCGATATGTTTCCTCCTAACTTATGTGTTACTAGGTATTCCTTTATGGTACAAATTAACAACAATATATCGGGCCACGCTTCCCATAGATTACATTGAATCACTACATAATGATCAATATCAAGATGTTCATTTGGTTATTCCCGTGTATATTAAACCTGATGTTTACAAATTCCCAGACATACATGATGCTGTACAAATCCAAatcaatcatttattaaactcattgaaacaaaaagtGCCATGGTCATTACAAATATTACCATATGATGATACCATTGACGAGaaaaatcatataattaatttggaattggCTGATTTTGTTGGATATAATGCTGCATTCGATAGCAAAGAGACTACAgtttattatgatgataaatCTGTTGCTAGTAATGATTTGCCTTTTTTTATTGCACAAACTTTAATTGAACATACATTCCATATAGAGGCATctgaattaaatgaaatagAACAACCAACTCCTCAAACTAGTATTTCCGTGGCATACACACCCAATGTTCATTTAAGTATCTCACTTCTAAGTGGGGATGGTTTACCAATTGGTTGGGATATTGAAACAActttaaaagattatttttctCCCTTTAGGGAACTTTTGTCTCCAGTTGTCAATTTTACAGTAGATACCTCAATTATTTACTACAATGATTTGAACTTAcattcattgaattcaaCTTCAAATATTACATCTACACAACTATCTCATGCCATGGATTTGTCCGAATTATCATCtatgaattatttttcagAATCAGTCGCATTAAACTTGGCGATCGTATTCCCAAGTTTAGAAAGGAACCCTAACGGCTTcgaatttattaattccCCTAAAAATCACAGTAATTGGCAAAGTTTTGTCGTACCACAATGGGGAgttattactattaacAAGTATCCATTAAGAAAGAATTCATATTTGACGGAGTCATATTTGAACCCAATAATGTATCAATTTGCTCAAGATctatttgaattattaggTCTTACAAAttcattagatgatgaacTATTATCACCTATTATAACGATAGattcatttaaaagaataacgatattaaagaatttagaGAAGGCAACTGAAACTCTATGGTCATTAGTTAAATTGACTAAATCATTCCAACAAATGGCTATCCCCAAGGAAGTATTAGAGAATGTGAGGAAGGCATTAGAACTAAGATTGAATATAGTTGAAATGTTAAATGATCCTAAGTTGGGAGATGATCTAGTTTGGAGTCAAGCATTAATTATGAGTAATCAACTTGTCGAATATTGTGAGACGGCGTTTTTCCATGGTGAGATGTTGAAGCAGAATTTCTTCCCACAGGAACATAAAGTTGCCGTCTATTTGCCATTGTTAGGACCATTGACCATTGTCACACTTATGGGGGTTATAAAATgctttaaagaaaataaactaCTGGCAAAGTTACAGGAAATCGACGAAGACGTATCGTCAACCACCatatataatgatgatgaaaaacAGGATGAGAAGCTCATACAGGGTTCAGAGTCGGATGAACTCTAG
- the TAF11 gene encoding TATA-binding protein-associated factor TAF11 (similar to Saccharomyces cerevisiae TAF11 (YML015C); ancestral locus Anc_5.546): MTMTEPQGPLDTIPKVNYPPILTLANYDLTKQMIRQVLSEDQDYVSWKLKSFRTGGTMNSFLQTNLQHQREQQQANNVKEKENRVKKPSTKNQINNVPKNVKFIRDIYETIQAEEIKQNRIKELDHDEQFKLLVTNLDEDQTNRFEVFHRTSLNKSQVKKLAGTVTNQSINDNIRVFLQAIGKIFAGEIIEKALDVKLKWLMGKMVCEFDRRKEIGVQLEKYLKKLTLLLVKEDEVGDEYINDGVIECSPDPYFDDEKEEMKFIKEGNKLLGSKDNTQVIRLGLISHYNTLVKEFNKLDVSVEKYNNSPLLPEHIREAWRLYRLENDTVSTAQWRRQGERSGTMFR; the protein is encoded by the coding sequence ATGACCATGACTGAACCGCAAGGACCATTAGATACGATTCCCAAAGTAAACTATCCACCGATATTAACATTGGCTAATTATGACTTGACCAAACAAATGATTAGACAGGTCCTCAGTGAAGATCAAGATTATGTATCatggaaattgaaaagttttaGAACAGGCGGTACCATGAATTCCTTTCTGCAAACAAATTTACAACATCAACGAGAACAGCAACAAGCAAACAATgtgaaagaaaaagaaaatagagTAAAGAAACCATCAACaaagaatcaaattaataatgttCCTAAAAATGTTAAATTCATTAGAGATATATATGAAACTATACAAgctgaagaaattaagCAGAATAGGATAAAGGAATTAGATCATGATGAacaatttaaattattgGTAACGAATTTGGATGAAGATCAAACTAATCGATTTGAAGTTTTCCATAGAActtctttgaataaaagTCAGGTAAAGAAATTAGCAGGCACTGTAACGAATCAAAgtattaatgataatatacGTGTTTTCCTTCAGGCTATTGGGAAGATTTTTGCTGGAgaaataattgaaaaagcGTTGGATGTTAAATTGAAATGGCTTATGGGGAAAATGGTTTGTGAATTTGATCGTcgaaaagaaattggagttcaattagaaaaatacttgaagaaattaactCTCTTATTAGTAAAAGAGGATGAAGTGGGTGACGAATACATCAATGATGGCGTCATTGAATGTTCACCTGATCCttattttgatgatgagaAGGAAGAGatgaaatttatcaaagaagGTAATAAATTGTTGGGAAGTAAGGATAATACCCAGGTAATAAGACTTGGACTAATCTCGCATTATAATACATTGGTGaaagaatttaataaattggaTGTTAGTGTagagaaatataataatagtcCTCTTTTACCTGAACACATACGAGAAGCTTGGAGATTATATCGATTAGAAAACGATACAGTATCTACAGCGCAATGGAGGCGACAAGGAGAAAGAAGTGGGACCATGTTCAGATGA
- the PPM1 gene encoding leucine carboxy methyltransferase (similar to Saccharomyces cerevisiae PPM1 (YDR435C); ancestral locus Anc_5.547), producing MYYSEYLKTLKQFSRRVFGKINRNITTSFPVMNYGTYLRTISIDYHIEQFLLKCSKLNEKAQIINLGCGSDLRMINLLNYNYKDQIAKFIDVDFDESIKLKDEIISNNESLKISLDASISTNKYHIAPSDLKDAGKTISMLTNVTNAKLPTLIITECVLCYMSQQDSQNLIDSIMNLYESGTWISYDPIGGGDDDMSDQKNKSHGNDRFGIIMQSNLRESRNLEMPTLMTFNSKEKYSQRWNKSVIDNKVDIKINDMWEILNHNVSTAEKKRLRDLQFLDELEELKVMQTHYILLSAEWKHAIK from the coding sequence ATGTATTATTCggaatatttaaaaacGTTAAAACAATTCAGTAGAAGAGTCTTTGggaaaataaatagaaatattacTACTTCCTTCCCCGTGATGAATTATGGAACATATTTACGTACTATTTCTATAGATTATCATATCGAACAGTTTCTGTTGAAATGttctaaattgaatgaaaaggCTCAAATAATTAATCTAGGTTGTGGATCAGATTtaagaatgataaatttattaaattataattataagGATCAAATTGCAAAATTCATTGATGTTGATTTCGATGAATCgattaaattgaaagacGAAATAATATCTAATAATGAGTCATTGAAGATATCTTTAGATGCTTCCATatcaacaaataaataCCATATAGCCCCTTctgatttgaaagatgCGGGAAAGACGATTTCTATGTTGACAAATGTTACAAATGCTAAACTACCTACATTAATAATTACAGAATGTGTCCTTTGTTATATGTCTCAACAGGATTCACAAAATCTAATAGATTCTATAATGAATCTTTATGAATCTGGGACATGGATATCTTATGATCCCATAGGTGgaggtgatgatgatatgagtgaccaaaaaaataagtcGCATGGGAATGATAGATTTGGTATCATCATGCAATCCAATTTAAGAGAGTCCAGGAACCTTGAAATGCCAACATTAATGACTTTTAATTCAAAGGAGAAATACTCTCAAAGATGGAATAAATCTGTCATAGATAATAAAGTCGATATCAAGATTAATGATATGTGGGAAATACTCAACCATAACGTTTCTACCGCCGAAAAGAAACGATTACGAGACTTACAATTCTTAGATGAATTAGAGGAGTTGAAAGTTATGCAAACACATTATATTTTGCTGAGTGCGGAATGGAAGCATGCCATAAAATAA
- the GPI19 gene encoding phosphatidylinositol N-acetylglucosaminyltransferase GPI19 (similar to Saccharomyces cerevisiae GPI19 (YDR437W); ancestral locus Anc_5.549), which yields MVEAYKLDDQRNLPYYKNDYYWFSLHFLVSSIVVLLVVSTFILPLFGIQVITDDRRVIINDLLPERKTILYAQSFFLMGMLFTYIGLLFYNEDVLRAPLNDLRTIIDTKGKIAIIDDKKEFLSEYASKESSGIIDLPIMDVCEVLYRYREEDGEKEN from the coding sequence ATGGTAGAAGCTTATAAACTTGATGATCAAAGAAACCTACcatattataaaaatgattattattggttCTCTCTCCATTTCTTGGTGTCAAGTATTGTGGTACTGTTAGTGGTTTCAACTTTcatattaccattatttgGGATCCAAGTGATTACAGATGATCGCCGAGTTATtataaatgatttattacCTGAAAGGAAGACTATACTTTATGCACAaagtttcttcttaatGGGGATGTTGTTCACATACATTGGATTGCTGTTTTATAATGAAGATGTGTTAAGAGCACCGTTGAATGATTTAAGGACAATAATTGATACAAAAGGTAAGATAGCCATTATAGATGATAAGAAAGAGTTCTTGAGCGAGTATGCATCAAAGGAATCCAGTGGTATTATAGATCTACCAATTATGGATGTATGTGAAGTGTTATATAGATACAGGGAAGAAGATGgcgaaaaagaaaactaa
- the NDAI0H01720 gene encoding RNA recognition motif domain-containing protein (similar to Saccharomyces cerevisiae PSP2 (YML017W); ancestral locus Anc_5.550) codes for MAASLTLEQFLDIDPLTDKRQLDFDDITSESNTEDSDFDVQSDYMGSDQKPERHLEGDGLTSTSEDSIMDQYDATVSWRTLPQYIVKFSNLPADFTPADLKLLFQSNFINFVKFKIFWELQKFNKKVVFVELFSFRDLNKIMKFWSNIEYLKYFHIILEMSNFIEFEKYFERKKVSTNTKINHKLQFELDRWKPKQMKPQQQEYPPSISSTTNNIRDEFNSSIKMLNFLQIIHDYEHDYIHTSIGNNNNNNGNDSHSDITQKETSSLEEETNIDGLFKFDIPSYYYINR; via the coding sequence atgGCTGCATCTTTAACTCTGGAGCAGTTTCTTGACATAGACCCGCTTACTGACAAAAGACAGCTAGACTTTGACGACATAACCTCTGAATCCAATACTGAAGACAGTGACTTTGACGTCCAATCTGATTACATGGGTTCCGACCAAAAACCAGAACGCCACTTAGAAGGTGATGGTCTAACAAGCACATCAGAAGATAGCATTATGGATCAATATGATGCTACAGTCTCTTGGAGAACATTACCTCAATATATTGTCAAATTCTCAAACTTACCAGCAGATTTCACTCCAgctgatttgaaattgttatTTCAATCAAACTTCATAAACTTTGTCAAgtttaaaatattttgggAATTgcaaaaatttaataaaaaagtCGTCTTTGTCGAATTATTCTCCTTTAGAGACTTAAATAAGATTATGAAATTTTGGTCCAATATTGAATacttgaaatattttcatatcaTCCTCGAAATGTcaaatttcattgaatttgaaaaatattttgaaagaaagaaagttTCAACAAATACGAAAATTAATCATAAGTTACAATTTGAACTAGATCGATGGAAACCAAAACAAATGAAACCACAACAACAGGAATATCCGCCGTCTATCTCTTCCActacaaataatataagaGATGAATTTAACTCTAGTataaaaatgttaaatTTCTTACAAATAATTCATGACTATGAACATGATTATATACATACTAGTATCGgcaacaataacaacaataatggTAACGATAGTCATAGTGATATAACACAGAAAGAAACTAGTTCtttggaagaagaaacaaatatcGACGGATTGTTCAAATTTGATATACCAtcctattattatattaatagATAA